From Arachis stenosperma cultivar V10309 chromosome 2, arast.V10309.gnm1.PFL2, whole genome shotgun sequence, one genomic window encodes:
- the LOC130963276 gene encoding uncharacterized protein LOC130963276 — translation MAAAMQVTAEALGNQINQGYHGNNNDEDGPMTLATFIKVHPPTFRGTSNPTDADNWIQAMERALQAQQVPEEQWVEFGTYQLQGEAQYWWQGTRRILQPDGAAIPWEVFRTEFYKKYFPNSVRNAKELELMQLKQGQMTVAEYTSKFEELCRFSRICQSAPEDFAEWKCIKYEGGLRSDILSFVAPMEIRVFSELVNKSRVAEDCVRKAAAEKGSLRGRRFWKQPQQDLNCQRCGKYHPGVPCRFGLGVCYSCGQPGHMATNCPEKKKYETGRVQQPGRVYTTSTIGAEGSEILIRGNCEMAGKILNALFDSGASHSFIAFEKAHELGLRMVVLGYDLKVYNATHEAMVTRIGCPQVSFRVQQREFVHDLICLPMTGLDLILGLDWLSKNHVLLDCSEKSVQFMPEGSEAPVVVNSYYLNSMIVTCSGTECQGIMLLTAGVSGDDQSLEQIPVVCEFPDVFPDDINEFPPNREVEFAIELKWLN, via the exons ATGGCTGCAGCTATGCAGGTGACAGCTGAGGCACTGGGTAATCAGATAAATCAGGGCTATCATGGAAATAATAATGATGAGGATGGTCCTATGACACTTGCTACATTTATAAAAGTTCATCCTCCAACCTTCAGGGGAACCTCAAATCCCACTGATGCAGATAATTGGATTCAGGCTATGGAAAGGGCGTTACAGGCACAACAGGTTCCTGAAGAGCAATGGGTTGAATTTGGAACCTATCAGTTGCAAGGTGAAGCTCAGTATTGGTGGCAGGGGACACGACGTATCCTGCAGCCTGATGGTGCTGCGATTCCTTGGGAGGTTTTTCGGACagagttctataagaaataCTTTCCTAATTCAGTCAGAAATGCCAAGGAACTTGAATTAATGCAGTTAAAACAAGGACAGATGACTGTTGCTGAGTATACTAGTAAGTTTGAGGAGTTGTGTCGCTTTTCTCGTATCTGTCAAAGTGCGCCTGAAGATTTTGCtgaatggaagtgtattaaaTATGAAGGAGGTCTTCGGAGTGATATTCTGAGCTTTGTTGCCCCAATGGAGATCAGGGTGTTTTCTGAATTGGTGAATAAGAGTAGGGTGGCTGAGGATTGTGTGAGGAAGGCAGCAGCAGAGAAAGGAAGTTTGAGG GGAAGAAGATTTTGGAAGCAGCCACAGCAGGATCTGAATTGTCAGAGGTGCGGAAAGTATCATCCTGGAGTTCCGTGCAGATTCGGACTTGGAGTATGCTATTCTTGTGGACAGCCCGGGCATATGGCCACCAATTGTCCGGAGAAGAAGAAGTATGAGACTGGTAGGGTGCAGCAGCCAGGGAGAGTATACACCACTTCTACCATAggtgctgagggatctgagatACTGATTAGAGGTAATTGTGAAATGGCTGGTAAAAtcttaaatgctttatttgattcaggAGCAAGTcattcatttattgcatttgaaAAGGCCCATGAATTAGGATTGAGAATGGTGGTTTTAGGTTATGATTTGAAAGTATATAATGCTACTCATGAAGCTATGGTGACTAGGATAGGATGTCCACAAGTTTCCTTTCGAGTACAACAGCGTGAATTTGTGCATGATTTGATTTGTTTGCCTATGACTGGTCTTGATCTCattttgggattggattggttatccaAGAATCATGTTTTGCTTGATTGTTCTGAGAAGTCAGTACAGTTTATGCCGGAAGGGTCAGAAGCACCGGTTGTGGTGAATAGTTACTATTTAAATTCTATGATAGTAACCTGTTCTGGAACTGAATGTCAGGGTATTATGTTATTAACTGCGGGAGTATCAGGTGATGATCAGAGTTTAGAGCAAATTCCGGTTGTATGTGAATTTCCAGATGTGTTTCCGGATGATATTAATGAATTCCCACCTAATCGAGAGGTTGAATTTGCAATTGAGTTG AAATGGCTGAACTGA
- the LOC130963277 gene encoding uncharacterized protein LOC130963277: protein MGMFLFMTVRLLHIAKLAYHPTSQKSYADQRRKPLEFEEGEHVFLKVTPTTGVGRAIKIKKLNPRYIGPFEILKRIGPVAYRIALPPYLSNLHDVFYVSQLRKYTPDASHVLEPEPIQVREDLTLPVIPVRIDDTSVKRLRGGEVSLVKVAWSRAGIEEHTWELESDMRKDYPHLFSGN, encoded by the exons ATGGGAATGTTCTTGTTCATGACTGTGAGGTTGT TACATATTGCCAAACTTGCCTACCACCCAACCTCACAGAAGAGCTATGctgatcagaggcgaaagccttTGGAGTTTGAAGAAGGAGAACATGTCTTTTTGAAAGTTACACCAACCACTGGAGTGGGAAGAGCTATTAAGATTAAGAAACTGAATCCCCGTTATATTGGACCCTTTGAGATTCTGAAGAGGATTGGGCCAGTGGCTTATAGAATTGCCTTACCGCCATATCTTTCGAATTTGCACGACGTGTTTTATGTGTCTCAGCTTAGGAAGTACACCCCTGACGCAAGTCATGTTCTAGAACCAGAACCAATCCAAGTGAGAGAAGATCTAACACTCCCAGTAATTCCGGTGAGGATTGATGACACCAGTGTTAAACGATTACGAGGAGGGGAAGTATCATTGGTAaaagtggcttggagtcgagCTGGTATCGAGGAACATACCTGGGAGCTCGAATCAGATATGCGAAAGGACTATCCACATCTCTTTTCAGGTAactag